In Megalopta genalis isolate 19385.01 chromosome 7, iyMegGena1_principal, whole genome shotgun sequence, a single window of DNA contains:
- the LOC117218592 gene encoding uncharacterized protein LOC117218592 isoform X2 — protein sequence MSGGASRLDRDRMRMVELRGGTGMTSGLSGRSSNRLHYAILTILDTVFSVAVAAPAVVGYWRGTWGLSNVYVYPEDPVLSSLTSVVIGFVGLFAFNVSQNLLNELLHPDKHRLSYYVGSRLYTAVFGFCCVNAWRGAWQALDLYTELTPSTVFATTAVSLLALAIMRAVRNISAPPSTLCLDSCPGYFEVPTMFRVNAIGYAIVTVTYCLQPPMKYVCARLRGLARLIAADGFLLLSFLGTVNVWRGIWNLLDLWLVPTNLELSCWITHVGCFVFLVLLNCSNSILVRGVYIDAEGEDGKCVAFPCHYLRLFFKVEREKKEARRRNLLVASKDLRPRPESNAKDTENGALLSNSAPATILSTNPESLA from the exons ATGAGCGGTGGCGCGTCTAGGCTCGATCGGGATCGGATGAGAATGGTCGAGTTACGCGGCGGCACCGGGATGACGAGCGGTCTGAGCGGTCGTTCGTCGAATCGGCTCCATTACGCGATACTCACGATCTTGGACACGGTGTTCTCGGTGGCCGTGGCCGCCCCCGCGGTCGTCGGCTACTGGAGGGGCACCTGGGGCCTGAGCAACGTCTACGTCTACCCGGAGGACCCCGTCCTGAGCAGCCTGACCTCGGTCGTGATCGGCTTCGTCGGCCTGTTCGCGTTCAACGTCTCCCAGAACTTGCTGAACGAGCTGCTGCACCCGGACAAGCACCGGTTGTCCTATTACGTCGGATCCAGGCTGTACACGGCCGTGTTCGGGTTCTGCTGCGTGAacgcgtggcgcggcgcgtgGCAGGCCCTCGACCTTTACACCGAACTCACCCCCAGCACCGTGTTCGCCACCACGGCCGTCAGTCTGCTCGCCCTCGCGATCATGCGCGCCGTCAGGAACATATCCGCGCCACCGTCCACCCTCTGTCTGGACTCCTGTCCCGGATACTTCGAAGTGCCGACCATGTTCCGCGTGAAC GCCATCGGGTACGCGATCGTGACGGTGACGTACTGTCTGCAGCCGCCGATGAAATACGTGTGCGCGCGTCTTCGAGGTCTCGCGCGGCTGATCGCCGCGGACGGTTTCCTTCTGTTGAGCTTCCTGGGCACGGTGAACGTGTGGCGCGGCATCTGGAACCTGCTCGACCTCTGGCTGGTCCCGACCAACCTGGAACTCTCCTGCTGGATCACTCACGTCGGCTGTTTCGTCTTCCTCGTGCTGCTCAACTGCAGCAACTCGATCCTCGTCCGCGGCGTCTACATCGACGCCGAGGGGGAGGACGGCAAGTGCGTCGCGTTCCCCTGCCACTATCTTCGATTGTTCTTCAAG GTCGAACGCGAAAAGAAGGAGGCTCGGCGACGGAACCTGCTGGTAGCGTCGAAGGACCTCCGGCCCCGTCCCGAGAGCAACGCGAAGGACACCGAGAACGGGGCTCTCTTGTCGAACAGCGCGCCCGCTACCATCTTGTCGACGAATCCTGAATCTCTGGCGTAA
- the LOC117218592 gene encoding uncharacterized protein LOC117218592 isoform X1, producing the protein MSGGASRLDRDRMRMVELRGGTGMTSGLSGRSSNRLHYAILTILDTVFSVAVAAPAVVGYWRGTWGLSNVYVYPEDPVLSSLTSVVIGFVGLFAFNVSQNLLNELLHPDKHRLSYYVGSRLYTAVFGFCCVNAWRGAWQALDLYTELTPSTVFATTAVSLLALAIMRAVRNISAPPSTLCLDSCPGYFEVPTMFRVNNTRDWSLYLLDCAFSVGVVGTLVVFVWRGVWILVDIYLFPDDQEYSAIGSLAIGYAIVTVTYCLQPPMKYVCARLRGLARLIAADGFLLLSFLGTVNVWRGIWNLLDLWLVPTNLELSCWITHVGCFVFLVLLNCSNSILVRGVYIDAEGEDGKCVAFPCHYLRLFFKVEREKKEARRRNLLVASKDLRPRPESNAKDTENGALLSNSAPATILSTNPESLA; encoded by the exons ATGAGCGGTGGCGCGTCTAGGCTCGATCGGGATCGGATGAGAATGGTCGAGTTACGCGGCGGCACCGGGATGACGAGCGGTCTGAGCGGTCGTTCGTCGAATCGGCTCCATTACGCGATACTCACGATCTTGGACACGGTGTTCTCGGTGGCCGTGGCCGCCCCCGCGGTCGTCGGCTACTGGAGGGGCACCTGGGGCCTGAGCAACGTCTACGTCTACCCGGAGGACCCCGTCCTGAGCAGCCTGACCTCGGTCGTGATCGGCTTCGTCGGCCTGTTCGCGTTCAACGTCTCCCAGAACTTGCTGAACGAGCTGCTGCACCCGGACAAGCACCGGTTGTCCTATTACGTCGGATCCAGGCTGTACACGGCCGTGTTCGGGTTCTGCTGCGTGAacgcgtggcgcggcgcgtgGCAGGCCCTCGACCTTTACACCGAACTCACCCCCAGCACCGTGTTCGCCACCACGGCCGTCAGTCTGCTCGCCCTCGCGATCATGCGCGCCGTCAGGAACATATCCGCGCCACCGTCCACCCTCTGTCTGGACTCCTGTCCCGGATACTTCGAAGTGCCGACCATGTTCCGCGTGAAC AACACGAGAGACTGGTCGTTGTACTTACTGGATTGCGCGTTCAGCGTTGGCGTCGTTGGTACCCTGGTCGTGTTCGTGTGGAGGGGTGTTTGGATCCTCGTCGATATCTATCTCTTCCCGGACGATCAAGAGTACTCGGCGATCGGATCCCTT GCCATCGGGTACGCGATCGTGACGGTGACGTACTGTCTGCAGCCGCCGATGAAATACGTGTGCGCGCGTCTTCGAGGTCTCGCGCGGCTGATCGCCGCGGACGGTTTCCTTCTGTTGAGCTTCCTGGGCACGGTGAACGTGTGGCGCGGCATCTGGAACCTGCTCGACCTCTGGCTGGTCCCGACCAACCTGGAACTCTCCTGCTGGATCACTCACGTCGGCTGTTTCGTCTTCCTCGTGCTGCTCAACTGCAGCAACTCGATCCTCGTCCGCGGCGTCTACATCGACGCCGAGGGGGAGGACGGCAAGTGCGTCGCGTTCCCCTGCCACTATCTTCGATTGTTCTTCAAG GTCGAACGCGAAAAGAAGGAGGCTCGGCGACGGAACCTGCTGGTAGCGTCGAAGGACCTCCGGCCCCGTCCCGAGAGCAACGCGAAGGACACCGAGAACGGGGCTCTCTTGTCGAACAGCGCGCCCGCTACCATCTTGTCGACGAATCCTGAATCTCTGGCGTAA
- the LOC117218563 gene encoding uncharacterized protein LOC117218563, with amino-acid sequence MDRERQSTATGSWIDPRSDVVAGPTASDNMSRSYGRRARSLDDVAVETFGKFDRRDGESSEASFAYRSCQQFLATGKKIESSESAAGGEGDGAGVALLEKSDPKRLAANPVDSSRFVDPAREENEDADRSADDWKEKFKNNKRLLSWIDAVFSLLLVAPMAVGFWRGIWTLMDLYVRWFPRVATFVFGILTHTIFAIFKNRLHDRACAARASRRKSRVRKTFLKILQIFYTYVFGVACNAQWRGGWYIYDYYFSDRVW; translated from the exons ATGGACAGGGAGCGCCAGTCCACGGCCACCGGCTCCTGGATAGATCCGCGGTCCGACGTCGTCGCTGGACCGACAGCTTCCGATAACATGTCGCGTTCGTACGGAAGGAGAGCGAGGAGCTTGGACGACGTCGCCGTCGAAACGTTTGGGAAGTTCGATCGGAGAGACGGCGAATCGTCGGAAGCTTCGTTCGCCTATCGGTCCTGTCAGCAATTTCTCGCAACCGGAAAGAAGATCGAGTCTTCGGAGTCCGCCGCGGGTGGAGAAGGCGACGGCGCGGGTGTGGCTCTCCTCGAGAAATCGGATCCGAAGCGTTTGGCG GCGAATCCTGTCGACTCGTCCCGTTTCGTGGATCCGGCTCGCGAAGAAAACGAGGACGCGGATCGGTCCGCGGACGATTGGAAGGAGAaatttaagaacaacaagagactCTTGTCTTGGATCGACGCGGTATTTTCGTTGCTCCTCGTCGCTCCGATGGCCGTTGGCTTTTGGCGGGGAATCTGGACCTTGATGGATCTGTACGTTCGATG GTTCCCCCGAGTGGCGACATTTGTCTTCGGTATTCTGACGCACACGATCTTCGCGATCTTCAAGAACCGGCTGCACGACCGTGCCTGCGCGGCTCGCGCATCGAGGAGGAAGAGCCGCGTCCGCAAAACGTTTCTCAAAATCCTGCAAATTTTCTACACGTACGTTTTCGGGGTCGCTTGCAACGCGCAATGGCGCGGCGGATGGTACATCTACGACTACTACTTCAGCGATCGCGTTTGGTGA